In Stieleria varia, one genomic interval encodes:
- a CDS encoding WD40 repeat domain-containing serine/threonine protein kinase, producing MSTLTCPTRVELQALLNGSMPDSEAGRTTDHIGTCTTCQQTLDSIATGEIPIESLVTGIDPDGPLQDSAYWKAIESVKAEHVPVKSDASSVDIRTDVTQDLSVAPTPSQSSPASASSKSTTNLPPVAIDHRLSFLAPSDDPAYIGRLGHFEIARVIGSGGMGIVLEGFDTHLRRNVAIKVLRQEVAKNEVARQRFCREGRAAAAIAHEHVVAMHQVVRQEQDEIAYLVMQLIEGETLESRLRDGQPLPPAETARIGMQMAAGLSAAHARGMVHRDIKPANILIEAETNRVKLTDFGLARATDDVKLTKTGMVAGTPLYMSPEQATGAAADERSDMFSLGAVLYEMATGKSPFAAPSIVGVMKRIMDETPEPPHKVNPAVPRVLSDITMALLDKRPERRPESTAQVASALAGVVNQFGPISPLQVPAVGVADAKTLSGNHRRLGNPKTLGIWAAAAVTLLMIGGLLGYSLSGSLPGERTSELSGPAASTSPKPDGPSFPVVVLSGNPGTVWSVDFAPDRKHIAAAIGDGSVRLWNVENQELVKSFNAHRGIVWMVRYHPTRPIVATSGDDGFVKLWDRETFEPISQWRATNAVRNIAFSPNGERLVAGDRDGKITVLDIDKGEPVVQVTQPGSIFGVDYSADGNLIATVGSDKIVRIWDAENLSERQTMAGHPGPIYNVAFAPTGSTLATVGWGKSVILWNTETGTEKQTLTGSEGDVWSAGFCTTGGHLVTASQDSTAKIWDLKSGKIIATLAGHESAVHNASIDSANQRVATSGRDGTIRIWDLSSLQP from the coding sequence ATGAGCACACTAACATGCCCCACTCGCGTCGAACTGCAAGCGTTGCTCAACGGCTCGATGCCCGATTCGGAGGCCGGCCGAACAACCGATCACATTGGCACCTGCACGACATGCCAACAAACACTCGACAGCATCGCCACGGGCGAAATACCCATCGAGTCACTCGTCACGGGAATCGACCCCGACGGTCCGCTGCAAGATTCTGCGTACTGGAAAGCCATCGAGTCCGTCAAAGCGGAACACGTGCCGGTCAAATCGGACGCATCGTCGGTAGATATTCGAACCGATGTCACGCAAGATTTATCCGTTGCCCCAACACCCTCGCAGTCAAGTCCCGCGAGTGCATCGTCCAAGAGCACCACGAATCTGCCCCCCGTCGCTATCGATCACCGCTTGAGCTTCTTGGCCCCCAGCGACGACCCGGCTTACATCGGACGACTCGGACACTTTGAGATCGCACGCGTCATCGGCAGCGGCGGTATGGGGATCGTGCTGGAAGGCTTCGACACACACCTGCGTCGCAACGTAGCCATCAAAGTTTTGCGTCAAGAAGTAGCGAAGAACGAAGTGGCCCGCCAGCGATTCTGTCGCGAAGGCCGTGCCGCTGCCGCGATCGCACACGAGCACGTCGTTGCGATGCACCAAGTGGTCCGTCAAGAACAAGACGAAATCGCTTACTTGGTCATGCAGTTGATCGAAGGTGAAACGCTGGAGAGCAGGCTCCGCGATGGACAACCCTTGCCTCCGGCTGAAACCGCCCGCATCGGCATGCAGATGGCCGCTGGACTTTCCGCTGCGCACGCACGCGGGATGGTTCACCGTGACATCAAGCCCGCCAATATCTTGATCGAAGCCGAAACGAACCGAGTCAAGTTGACGGATTTCGGACTGGCCCGCGCGACCGACGATGTGAAATTGACCAAGACCGGCATGGTCGCCGGAACACCCCTGTACATGTCGCCCGAACAAGCCACCGGTGCCGCCGCCGACGAACGAAGCGACATGTTTTCGCTCGGTGCGGTGCTCTACGAAATGGCAACCGGCAAGTCACCCTTTGCAGCACCGTCGATCGTCGGCGTCATGAAACGCATCATGGATGAGACCCCGGAGCCTCCGCACAAGGTCAACCCCGCCGTGCCCCGTGTGCTTTCAGACATCACGATGGCTCTGCTGGACAAACGACCTGAACGCCGTCCTGAATCGACCGCCCAAGTCGCCTCGGCGCTTGCCGGCGTGGTCAATCAGTTCGGTCCGATCTCGCCGCTGCAGGTGCCGGCCGTCGGAGTCGCCGATGCGAAAACATTGAGCGGCAACCATCGCAGACTCGGCAATCCCAAAACGCTCGGCATTTGGGCCGCCGCCGCAGTCACTCTGTTGATGATCGGCGGCCTACTGGGCTATTCACTCTCTGGTTCACTGCCTGGTGAACGCACCAGTGAACTGTCTGGACCGGCAGCGTCGACATCGCCCAAGCCCGATGGCCCCAGTTTTCCCGTCGTCGTGTTGTCGGGAAATCCCGGCACTGTTTGGTCGGTGGATTTTGCCCCCGATCGAAAACACATCGCCGCAGCCATCGGTGACGGTTCGGTACGACTGTGGAATGTGGAAAACCAAGAACTGGTCAAGAGCTTCAATGCGCATCGTGGGATCGTCTGGATGGTTCGGTACCACCCGACACGCCCGATCGTAGCCACCAGCGGCGACGATGGCTTTGTCAAACTCTGGGATCGAGAAACCTTTGAACCGATCAGTCAGTGGCGTGCCACCAACGCGGTCCGCAACATTGCCTTTTCCCCCAACGGTGAGCGACTCGTCGCCGGTGATCGAGACGGCAAGATCACTGTCTTGGATATCGACAAAGGAGAACCGGTCGTCCAAGTCACCCAGCCGGGTTCGATCTTCGGCGTGGACTACTCCGCCGACGGAAACTTGATCGCCACCGTCGGCAGCGACAAGATCGTCCGCATCTGGGACGCAGAAAACTTGTCCGAGCGACAAACCATGGCGGGGCATCCCGGTCCCATCTACAACGTCGCCTTTGCTCCCACCGGATCGACACTCGCGACCGTCGGCTGGGGCAAATCGGTGATCCTGTGGAACACGGAAACCGGCACCGAAAAGCAAACCCTGACGGGCAGCGAAGGCGATGTCTGGAGCGCCGGCTTTTGCACCACCGGCGGCCATCTGGTCACCGCCAGCCAAGACTCCACGGCCAAGATCTGGGACCTGAAGTCAGGAAAAATCATCGCTACCCTGGCCGGTCACGAATCCGCCGTCCACAACGCTTCCATCGACTCCGCCAATCAACGCGTCGCCACCAGCGGACGCGACGGAACGATCCGAATCTGGGACCTCAGCTCCTTGCAGCCCTAA
- a CDS encoding SHD1 domain-containing protein — MESNPFAEIDTPLMPDLEEALRQSELNARPFVSSPATNFAYPSDERDLLEISLDNDSSIETKTLQSRLPLIIGALVAFLMIGLVVLAILFVRSLGIGSQTSREAMAGGGDATASLDDFADNFRQFRRGHELGSIEYSNVHPGPVCWSGVFYSCNKFGVLRFALPKSCPVDIVFLSAQEAIPQWMELKPGASVTFTANLTPRVHYAIHWGANVVPNEFKYESNGLTDGTGRLDEKAGYQGRDQVQAKLIVNELRLASAKPLSEIQNAKAFAEHWVALDLGTLEMNEDGEITGFSAASTQRQNFIPNLPASEQVSTNLTDDALAMICLLPELSHLTVISSNLTSQAMKEIAKCKKLRTLSFMGTEFSNEDVLKISKCDSLSILSIDGKGITDEAIPTLLAMPNLKNVFLTESGMTKEGLATLRKTLHERVFGEESKDSTTDASADAEVGQVPQAEMYQSLETAPSIEKSTEAPEKQPTNDNVELTEDDNWRTFRSRNGKYEKEARFLKLIGDTVHLRTRDGQEISLAIGLLSDDDQLYISRALKSR; from the coding sequence TTGGAATCCAACCCGTTCGCGGAAATCGATACTCCTCTGATGCCGGATCTAGAAGAAGCCCTGCGGCAATCGGAATTGAATGCTCGTCCTTTCGTTAGTTCTCCAGCGACGAATTTTGCGTATCCCAGCGACGAGCGAGATCTTCTCGAAATCAGTCTGGACAACGACTCGTCCATCGAAACCAAGACACTACAAAGTAGGCTTCCGCTAATCATCGGAGCCCTCGTGGCATTTCTAATGATTGGCTTGGTAGTTCTTGCAATTCTTTTTGTGCGTTCGTTAGGGATTGGTTCCCAAACCAGTCGCGAGGCAATGGCTGGCGGCGGGGATGCGACAGCGAGTCTTGACGATTTCGCGGACAATTTCCGACAGTTTCGACGTGGACACGAATTAGGTTCAATCGAGTACTCCAACGTGCATCCAGGGCCTGTCTGTTGGTCAGGGGTATTCTATTCCTGCAATAAGTTTGGCGTCCTGCGATTTGCGTTACCGAAATCCTGCCCAGTTGACATTGTGTTTTTGTCGGCCCAGGAAGCGATTCCGCAATGGATGGAATTGAAACCTGGCGCGAGTGTCACGTTTACAGCAAATCTAACACCAAGGGTTCATTATGCGATTCACTGGGGCGCAAACGTTGTCCCAAACGAATTCAAATACGAGTCCAACGGACTGACCGATGGCACCGGACGGTTGGACGAGAAAGCCGGCTACCAGGGAAGGGATCAGGTGCAAGCAAAGCTGATCGTGAACGAACTGCGGCTTGCTTCAGCGAAGCCTCTTTCTGAAATTCAGAACGCGAAAGCGTTTGCCGAGCATTGGGTCGCGCTGGATCTTGGAACATTAGAGATGAACGAGGATGGCGAAATCACCGGTTTTTCGGCCGCAAGCACACAGCGTCAAAACTTCATCCCCAACCTGCCAGCGTCTGAACAAGTCAGTACGAATCTGACCGACGACGCACTTGCAATGATCTGTCTGCTCCCCGAGCTTTCTCATTTGACAGTCATCTCCTCGAACCTAACGTCGCAAGCGATGAAAGAGATCGCAAAGTGCAAAAAACTAAGAACCCTTTCCTTTATGGGAACGGAATTTTCAAACGAAGACGTGCTGAAAATCAGCAAGTGCGATTCACTTAGCATTCTCTCGATAGACGGAAAGGGAATTACGGACGAGGCTATCCCAACACTGCTAGCGATGCCCAATTTAAAAAATGTTTTCCTGACTGAATCGGGCATGACGAAGGAGGGGCTTGCAACTCTAAGGAAGACGCTTCACGAGCGTGTCTTTGGCGAGGAAAGCAAGGATTCGACGACCGATGCATCAGCGGACGCGGAGGTTGGCCAAGTGCCTCAGGCTGAGATGTATCAATCGCTCGAAACTGCTCCGTCGATTGAAAAATCAACCGAAGCTCCAGAAAAGCAACCGACGAACGACAATGTTGAACTGACCGAGGATGACAATTGGCGGACCTTCCGCAGCAGGAATGGCAAATACGAAAAAGAAGCTCGCTTCCTAAAACTCATCGGCGACACAGTCCACCTGCGAACGCGGGATGGTCAGGAAATTTCTTTGGCCATTGGTCTCTTGTCTGATGACGATCAGCTCTACATTTCCAGAGCTTTAAAGAGTCGTTAA
- a CDS encoding DUF4011 domain-containing protein: MSDSNIPEQLERARVELLDLTARNRLINTSRSSSRSSRLEIVDELSDDVFHRLCVKRRRMTFLPKPDQTDSGDPKPEREPANDNELQQPDEPSLPTGAGDNHLQTELDSQKLQTRLLRTFYDARTYEQEHGANVLYLATGFLKWFESPSSDKPRYAPLILIPVTLERTSANAKFRVTATEEEISTNLSLSEKLRLEFEISLPEIPESISDSDDFRPSDYFNAVRQAIVDQPRWEVLDNDMVLWLYSFAKFLMYQDLKPESWPENQRIHAHPLIESLLGDGFDSGQVIFDEHDDVDRIITPSEMFHVMDADSSQMLVIEESKCGTNLVVQGPPGTGKSQTITNMIATAVQAGKRVLFIAEKMAALDVVKRRLTHVGLGDMCLELHSHKANKREVLSDLLVTLNMASPQQVDVTTQAEELTTYRHRMNEHAMSLHTPIGNTGLTVFDAVGELVRLAAKGVSAASFAFAYAAAWSKGEMRERKHLIQDLATQLTHVSVPSNHPWRGCGIPSVLPADMTQIARDAGDAQMALEKLRDASDHLATQIPCVDDLSLANIARLIELGELACQMPPCDPSSQISDAWDTKHRRQLEKLVFEIGPAASEYRKRLAAKITDDAWSTDWSQTRQQLATRGRSLFRIFYRDYRQSSAKLAEHLTDRPPRSLDDKLSLLDMLMQWQQADGQLRQTDLLTKAMGDKYQQQETDWISLQSILKWRKTCDAAEIPETFLHRCSQPIDAKTIRQGIDNIKPLVQTATAHIQSLCSRLKLDIRSAFDADTERGVCITTWIQRLKQWQDRPLELQKWIAYYRRYQNAIAADLGEMADQIHRGHIEQDAVTDQFETAYHEAILRAAYCEFPQLAEFEGTSHEFALQRFVELDLGRINNARHQVSATHHSRLPTTVKSPGMKVLRHEMKKKMRHKPLRKMLELAGAEIQAIKPVFMMSPMSVAQYLPPGSVEFDLLLIDEASQVRPCDAIGAIARAKQIVVVGDDRQLPPTTFFAKTSHEIDDSEDYLESVGDLESVLGLCESQNMPRRMLRWHYRSLHQSLIAVSNREFYADQLYVVPSPIEESDDLGLKFHFLKDGVYDRGGSSTNAIEAQTVASAVMRHAHKQPHLSLGVGAFSVAQRDAILDEIERLRRQSPETESFFADEGPEPFFVKNLENIQGDERDCVFISVGYGRDSSGKLSMSFGPLNVDGGERRLNVLVTRAKQQCHVFTSIRSDDIDLTKTNARGVAALKTFLAYAEKGILNGESQQQKPPASEFEKQVATALTQHGYDVHAQVGMEGFVVDLAIVDPQRPGQYLIGIECDGESYRTATSARDRDRIRQQVLEDRGWIIHRIWSIDWFKNPDEQLQRVIATIRNLRPPS; encoded by the coding sequence ATGTCCGATTCCAACATCCCAGAACAGCTCGAACGCGCGCGTGTCGAGCTGCTGGATTTGACGGCTCGTAATCGCCTCATCAACACGTCGCGTTCCTCCAGTCGATCCAGTCGCCTGGAGATTGTCGATGAACTCTCCGACGATGTGTTTCACCGCCTGTGTGTCAAACGAAGGCGGATGACGTTTCTGCCCAAACCTGATCAGACCGACTCGGGCGATCCAAAACCCGAGCGAGAACCGGCAAACGACAACGAGCTGCAACAACCCGATGAGCCCAGCTTGCCGACCGGAGCCGGGGACAACCATCTGCAAACCGAACTGGACTCACAGAAACTTCAAACACGTCTCCTGAGAACCTTTTACGACGCGAGAACCTACGAACAAGAACACGGGGCAAACGTTCTCTACTTGGCGACGGGGTTCCTGAAATGGTTCGAAAGCCCATCCAGCGACAAACCTCGCTACGCACCCCTGATCTTGATCCCGGTGACGTTAGAACGCACCTCTGCTAACGCCAAGTTTCGAGTGACGGCGACCGAGGAGGAAATCTCGACCAATCTCTCGCTCAGCGAAAAACTCCGCTTGGAGTTTGAGATCAGCCTGCCAGAGATCCCCGAGTCGATCTCAGATTCCGATGATTTCCGACCGTCGGACTATTTCAACGCCGTGCGTCAGGCAATCGTCGACCAACCGCGTTGGGAGGTGTTGGACAACGACATGGTGCTGTGGCTGTACTCGTTTGCAAAATTCCTGATGTACCAGGATCTCAAACCCGAATCTTGGCCGGAGAACCAACGCATCCACGCTCATCCACTGATCGAATCCCTGCTGGGTGACGGATTCGACAGCGGCCAAGTCATCTTTGACGAACACGATGATGTCGATCGCATCATCACACCAAGCGAGATGTTTCATGTGATGGACGCAGACAGCTCCCAGATGCTGGTGATCGAAGAATCCAAGTGCGGCACCAACCTCGTTGTTCAAGGTCCCCCGGGGACCGGCAAAAGCCAAACGATCACCAACATGATCGCCACCGCAGTTCAAGCCGGTAAACGCGTCCTGTTCATCGCTGAAAAAATGGCGGCGTTGGACGTCGTCAAGCGCAGGCTCACCCATGTAGGCCTGGGCGACATGTGCTTGGAACTGCACAGTCACAAGGCCAACAAACGCGAAGTCCTGAGCGATCTGCTCGTCACGCTCAACATGGCATCGCCCCAGCAAGTCGACGTGACCACGCAAGCCGAAGAGCTGACCACGTATCGACATCGCATGAACGAGCACGCGATGTCGCTGCACACACCGATCGGCAACACCGGGCTAACCGTCTTCGACGCCGTCGGAGAACTCGTCCGCTTGGCCGCCAAAGGTGTTTCTGCCGCTTCGTTCGCCTTCGCGTACGCAGCCGCATGGTCCAAGGGCGAAATGCGAGAGCGAAAACACTTGATACAGGACTTGGCGACTCAACTCACCCACGTGAGCGTTCCCAGCAATCATCCCTGGCGAGGTTGCGGCATCCCGTCCGTCCTGCCTGCCGACATGACACAAATCGCCCGCGATGCTGGTGATGCTCAAATGGCATTAGAGAAACTTCGCGATGCATCCGATCACCTGGCGACACAAATACCCTGCGTCGACGACCTCTCTTTGGCAAACATCGCTCGCTTGATCGAGCTGGGTGAACTTGCCTGCCAAATGCCGCCTTGCGACCCGTCGTCCCAGATCTCCGACGCGTGGGACACCAAACATCGCCGTCAACTCGAAAAACTCGTTTTCGAAATCGGACCCGCTGCGTCCGAGTATCGCAAGCGGCTCGCCGCCAAAATCACCGACGACGCGTGGTCGACCGACTGGTCACAAACCCGTCAGCAATTGGCGACTCGTGGCCGGTCTCTATTTCGTATCTTCTATCGAGACTATCGCCAATCATCCGCCAAGCTGGCCGAACACCTAACCGATCGGCCGCCTCGCAGTCTTGATGATAAGCTGAGTCTGCTGGACATGTTGATGCAGTGGCAGCAAGCCGATGGACAACTGCGTCAAACCGACTTGCTCACCAAAGCCATGGGCGACAAGTATCAACAGCAGGAAACCGATTGGATCTCGCTGCAATCAATCCTGAAATGGAGAAAGACTTGCGACGCCGCCGAAATACCGGAAACATTTCTGCACCGTTGCAGCCAGCCGATCGACGCCAAAACGATTCGCCAAGGCATCGACAACATCAAGCCGCTTGTACAAACAGCGACTGCTCACATTCAATCGCTATGCAGCCGTCTGAAACTAGACATTCGATCGGCATTCGATGCCGACACCGAACGTGGCGTTTGCATCACGACTTGGATCCAGCGGTTAAAACAATGGCAAGACCGCCCGCTGGAACTACAGAAATGGATCGCTTATTACCGTCGCTACCAAAATGCGATCGCCGCCGACTTGGGTGAAATGGCCGACCAGATCCATCGCGGTCACATCGAACAAGACGCAGTCACCGATCAATTCGAAACCGCCTATCACGAAGCCATCTTGCGTGCAGCGTATTGTGAGTTTCCGCAACTCGCCGAATTTGAGGGTACCTCGCACGAGTTTGCGTTACAGCGTTTTGTCGAGCTCGATCTGGGACGAATCAACAACGCACGTCATCAAGTCTCAGCGACGCACCATTCTCGCCTGCCCACGACCGTGAAATCACCGGGCATGAAAGTGCTGCGGCACGAGATGAAGAAAAAGATGCGGCACAAACCGCTGCGAAAAATGCTCGAACTGGCCGGCGCAGAAATCCAAGCGATCAAGCCCGTGTTCATGATGAGCCCCATGTCAGTGGCCCAATACTTGCCGCCGGGCAGCGTGGAATTTGACCTGTTGCTGATCGACGAAGCCAGCCAGGTGCGTCCCTGCGATGCCATCGGCGCAATCGCCCGAGCGAAACAGATCGTGGTCGTGGGCGATGATCGCCAACTGCCTCCGACGACATTCTTTGCCAAGACCAGCCACGAAATCGACGACTCCGAAGACTACCTGGAGAGCGTTGGAGATTTGGAGAGTGTCCTTGGGCTGTGCGAATCGCAAAACATGCCTCGACGCATGCTGCGTTGGCACTACCGCAGTCTGCACCAATCGCTGATCGCGGTTTCCAACAGAGAGTTTTACGCAGATCAACTCTACGTCGTGCCCAGCCCGATCGAAGAATCGGATGACCTGGGACTGAAGTTTCATTTCCTCAAAGACGGCGTCTATGACAGAGGAGGCTCCAGCACCAATGCGATCGAAGCCCAAACGGTCGCCTCGGCAGTGATGCGCCACGCACACAAACAGCCCCATCTCTCCTTGGGCGTGGGAGCCTTTTCGGTTGCGCAGCGTGATGCGATCCTGGACGAAATCGAACGCTTGCGTCGACAGTCCCCCGAGACGGAATCGTTCTTCGCCGACGAAGGCCCTGAGCCATTCTTCGTCAAGAACTTGGAGAACATCCAAGGTGACGAACGCGATTGCGTTTTCATTTCGGTCGGTTATGGACGCGACTCCAGCGGCAAACTATCCATGAGCTTCGGACCTCTGAACGTCGATGGCGGTGAACGACGACTCAATGTTCTGGTCACTCGCGCAAAGCAGCAATGCCACGTCTTTACATCGATCCGCTCGGACGACATCGACTTGACCAAAACGAACGCACGCGGCGTAGCGGCCTTGAAAACCTTTTTGGCATACGCGGAGAAAGGAATCTTGAACGGCGAGAGCCAACAGCAAAAGCCACCCGCATCCGAGTTCGAAAAACAAGTCGCCACCGCGCTGACCCAACATGGCTATGACGTTCACGCACAAGTCGGCATGGAAGGATTCGTGGTCGATCTGGCCATCGTAGATCCCCAACGTCCCGGTCAATACTTGATCGGAATCGAGTGTGACGGCGAGAGCTATCGAACCGCCACCTCCGCTCGTGATCGCGACAGGATTCGCCAACAGGTTCTCGAGGACCGCGGCTGGATCATCCATCGCATCTGGTCCATCGACTGGTTCAAGAACCCCGACGAACAATTGCAACGCGTGATTGCGACCATCAGGAACCTTAGACCACCTTCGTAA
- a CDS encoding transposase, with translation MPRQKRADEAGVIDHAINRGNARQKIFLKQDDYDAFIRVLAEGLEKYPVELFSFTLMPNRWHLVLRPQQKGQMGRLLCWVTATHSLRYHGHYRTRGEGHLYQSRFKSFPVQGDTHFYVLCRYIERNPLRANLVKHAEDWQYGSLFRWNQSAEPLPKILSPWPIPRLPNWVQRVNEPLGEKELDAIRTCVNRGRPFGDEQWTDEVAEKHGLWFTMRPVGRPRKKRTPTK, from the coding sequence ATGCCACGACAGAAGCGGGCCGATGAAGCTGGCGTTATTGATCACGCGATCAATCGTGGGAACGCTCGTCAGAAGATTTTCCTGAAGCAGGACGACTATGACGCGTTCATTCGAGTGCTGGCCGAGGGATTGGAGAAGTATCCAGTCGAATTGTTTTCGTTTACACTGATGCCCAATCGCTGGCATTTGGTCCTGCGGCCTCAGCAGAAAGGGCAAATGGGACGTTTGCTTTGTTGGGTGACGGCAACTCATTCTCTGCGTTATCACGGGCACTATCGAACTCGCGGCGAAGGCCATCTTTACCAGTCCCGCTTCAAAAGCTTTCCTGTCCAAGGCGACACGCATTTCTATGTTTTATGTCGCTACATCGAACGCAATCCACTCCGAGCGAACTTGGTCAAGCACGCAGAGGATTGGCAATATGGATCACTTTTTCGTTGGAACCAGTCCGCAGAGCCACTTCCGAAAATACTCTCGCCATGGCCGATTCCACGACTGCCCAACTGGGTCCAGCGAGTCAATGAACCGTTGGGTGAAAAGGAATTGGACGCCATTCGCACCTGCGTCAACCGTGGTCGTCCATTTGGTGATGAGCAGTGGACAGATGAGGTTGCGGAAAAGCACGGACTCTGGTTCACGATGCGCCCGGTGGGACGCCCCCGCAAGAAGCGGACGCCAACAAAATGA